Proteins found in one Oncorhynchus gorbuscha isolate QuinsamMale2020 ecotype Even-year linkage group LG15, OgorEven_v1.0, whole genome shotgun sequence genomic segment:
- the LOC123997830 gene encoding protein S100-A5-like, with amino-acid sequence MSRLEKAIVSMVEVFEEYATKDDKNRQLSGTELVELMKKELASPEFHGKVEPAVLQEAMTNLDKNHDGEINFREFSMFLATLARGYYRARNKGKGNKGKSDKPE; translated from the exons ATGTCTCGTCTGGAGAAGGCCATTGTATCCATGGTGGAGGTGTTTGAGGAGTATGCTACAAAGGATGATAAGAATCGCCAGCTTAGCGGTACAGAGCTCGTGGAGCTGATGAAGAAAGAGCTGGCCAGCCCAGAGTTCCAC ggaaAGGTGGAACCAGCAGTGCTCCAGGAGGCGATGACCAACCTGGATAAGAACCATGATGGGGAGATCAACTTCAGAGAGTTCTCCATGTTCTTGGCTACTCTGGCCAGGGGCTACTACAGAGCCAGAAACAAGGGCAAGGGCAACAAGGGCAAGTCTGACAAGCCTGAATGA